Below is a window of Prosthecobacter algae DNA.
GGTCAGGCGGCGGGTGCGCTGGATGTCCAGCATGTCGCTAGTGGGCCAATACAGGGCTGCGATGGCTTTGGGGATCTCGGTATCAAAGGCGATGTCCTTGGTGACGGGGCCCTGAGGGAAGGGGACGACACGCTCTTTTTCATACTTCGGTTTGTCGGCACGTTTTGGCAGCGCACCCAGGGTCTTGGCGAGGGATTCCAGAACGGCTTTGGGCTCCACATCGCCCACGATGGAAACTTCCACGTAGTCTTCGGTGAGGGGCTTCTTCAACCAGGCTTCCAGCTCGGCCAGATTGCGCTTCTGCATGGTGGTGATCGGCGGGAAGCCAAAGCGTGGATCGTCGCTGTGGATGTAGGCCACGACTTTGTCTGCCATGATGCCTTCAGCCGTGTGCTGAAGCTGGACATACATCGGCTCCAGGTTCTTTTGGAACTGACGTGCGGCCTCTTCACGATAGCCGGGGGCCGTCATGTAAGCGGTGAGGAGCTGCAACTGGGCATCGAGATCGCCCGGGGTGGTGCGTCCGCTGAGCATGAAGGCTTCATCGCCGACCGCAAAATCGGTGCCGACACTTTTGCTGGCGAAGATGCGGCGGATGTCATCCACGCTGTGTTCCTTGAGACCGCCCATGATGAAGGTGCTCTGGGCAAAGGGGATGATGCCCTGTTGGTCTGCCGGAGTGCTGAGCTTGCCGCCGCCAAAGTTGATGGTCACGCGGACGGTGCCCTTTTCAAAAGGCGTGGGTTTGATGTTCACGCGCACGTTGTTTTCAAAGGTGGCCTGAGTGAGCTCGAGCTCCTTCACGATGGACTCTTGGACGACCTTGCCCGGTGTGCCGAAGCTGGTGTAGGCAAAGGCGGCGGTTTCCTCCTGCTTCGGAGCTTCCACGGGCTTGCTCTGGCTGTCGCGATACACGGTCTTGATCTGCTCGGCGGAATCGCCTTCCAGCTTCAGGTTGCCTCCGACAAAGATTTGGACATCGTCGCCCTTCCAGGTCTCGGCGAGGGCGGTGTGGCACTCCTCTTTTTTTAGGCTGGCGAGGGCCTCCTTCACACGGGCGAGATCATCCGACGGATGGGTGAAGACTTTCTTGGAAGCGAGGATGCTCACGACACCGCTGGCCAGATCTCGTGACTTGCGGGAGTCGGCCTGGGCGGCGCGTAGTTCCACCGTCTTCAGCAGGGAGGCCTTGGCCTCTTCGAATTCGGCTTCGGTGAAACCATGCTGCACAGCGCGGCGGATCTCGGTTTCCAGAAGGGTCAAAGCTGCCTTCCACTGGTCTGGCGCGCACTGGCCCATGATGCCGATCACTTCGACAAACTCCAGATACTCGTAACTGTAGGACTCTCCGCTGAGGAAGGGGGCACCCTCGGCCTTGGCCAGCTTGGACAGGCGCTGGTTGATCATTTCATCGGCCAGATCGCGCACCATTTTTTCGCGGCGGCTGGCGGCGGTGTCGGGTTTGTTTTTGGCGGGGCGCAGCATCTCCACGGAGATGTCCACGGCCTTGGCTTCCATTTCGGTGTGCAGCTTGGCGATGAGCCCGCGACCGGTGCTGATTTTGCCCAGGCTAGGGTCTGCCGGATTGGGAGACTTGGCTTTGGCATCGGCAAAGTTTTTCTCGATCTCGGCCTTCACGGCTTCCACGTCCTTGAAGTCACCCACGGCCACGATCACGGCGCGCTCAGGGGTGTACCACTTGTTGTAGAATTCGACGAAACGCGCCTTCTGCATCGTCTTGATCGTCTCTTCGGTGCCAATGGGCAGGCGATTCGGTAGCAAGGAATCTGGCAGGGCAAACTTGTAGCCTTCCAGCATCGTGCGGTAGTCAATCGAGTCTCGGCTCAGCTTCTCGCTCAAAATGATGCCGCGTTCCTTGTCGATCTCCTTTTCACCCAGGCTCATGCCATCGAGGTAATCGCGGAAAAGCTGCATGCCTTCGCCCAGCATCTTGGTTTCCACCTTGGGCAGTTCCAGCATGTACACTGTTTCCTTGAAGGAGGTGTGCGCATTGGTATCAGCACCGAAGCCCATGCCCAGACGCTGGAAGTACTCCACCATCTCACCGCCGGGGAAATGGCGGCTACCATTGAAGGCCATGTGCTCCAGGTAGTGCGCCATGCCCTGCTGGTCGTCCTCTTCCATCAGAGATCCCACGTCCATGTAGATGCGGATGCTGGCACGCCCTGGGGGCTCCACATTCGGCAGGATGACATAGCGTAGCCCGTTTTTCAGGCTGCCAAACGTCGCTTTCGGATCGGCTTTCAGGTCGCTGGTATCTTGCGGCCACTGGGCGGTCGCAGAGAAACAGAGGAGGAACAGGGCACAGGTAAGACGAAGGATCATGATGGTTGTTCCCTGTAAGAACGCAGCGGGAGCCGGACCTGTCGAGAAAAAGTCACTTTTGGGCCAAACTCATCTCCGGGTTTGCCTGCCTCTGAGTGAAATCAGGGTTTACGGGCAGGATCATGCAGCCACTGAGAGAGTCTCCCACGATGCGGAAACGGCCTTTGATGACTTGCCGGGCGGTGAATGCGCACAGGGCTGCATCCAGAAGATCCATGCTGCGGAGTGAAGAGGTCTGGATGCCTACCTCCTCGAGCAGAGCCCGCCGGACCGTTCTTTTATCTCCGGCCTTCACCACCCGACCTGCCAGCACACAGGCCACAGCCTGGGGGAAGGTTTCGAAGCAGACTGGATTTTTCAACGGTTTCTCATCACTGAGGATCGCAAAATCTTGTCTCAAAGCGTGATGCAGGGCCATGCCTTGAAGCATCCATTCATAGTAACCTCGCGGGTGATTGCGGGCGTCTTCTTCCGTGGGTGTGGAAAAGCAGTAGATGCCTTCCCGCATCAGTTGTCGTTCCGCCGCACGTGCGCTGCCTCCAGGGGCTCGCCAGCAACAGGGAGCATCCACACCCACGGCCATGGCTCCTTGTTCTCGGCACCAGGCTGCTACTTCCTCGGCGTTTGTGGACTGAAGGGTGGCGACTATCTCCAGCCCTTCCAGCAAGACTGCGTGGAAGCCTTTTTTGACACCGCCCACATCCACCCCGGCGGTGCGTGGTGAATGGAGGGTGTGAGTCTTGGCTTGGGAGGCGGGCATGAATGGTTAAAGCTACGTCCCGCGTGTTTTGGGCGACGGTTTTTCTGAGCTGTGATGAGTCCTTGAAAAGCATTGACTCCGGTAAGGCTTTCATGGTGGCATGGCTTATCTTATGAAATCCACGCGTTCCTTTTTTCTGCCTCTTCTGCTGGCCTGGATCACCAGCCTAGCCATGGCCCAGAGTGTGGCGACAGATGAATTCAACTTCAGCCAAATCATCGGCAACTTAGAGTTTCTTGAGCGCACGGACTATCCAGAAAAAGAGCTGGGCTACAGCTTGCGGTACGAAAATGACAAGCTGCTCAAGGCCGACATCTACGTCTATGACAACGGCCAGCCTAACATGAAGGATGGCATCGCCTCCCCCGAGGTGAAGGCGGAGATGGCCTCTGTCGCCAGCGGCCTGCACACCATGGAGGAGATGGGCAAGTATGAAGGCGTCAAAGAATTGAAGCAGGGCGAAAAGGTGACCAAACCCTCCGGCCTCAAATTTCTGTGGTCCCGCCACAGCCTGCGCCAGATCGGCGGCTCCGAAGTCATCTACCTGGGCAAACGCATCTCCGATACCTTCCTCATGGTTCGCAAAGGCAAGTTCATCAAGATCCGCATCACCACCAAGGAAAGCGACCTCGCTGAACACGACAAGGAGATCGAGCGTTTTGTGAACCAGGTCGGTTCCTGTTTGCTGTAAAAGCCGGGCAGGGGATGTTCTCCTGCTTTTGTTCCATTCTGCATTCCTCCCCCCCCATGAAAATTGAAGGCATCAAAAGCTGTTACGACAAGACCCGTGGCCTGTTCTACTTTGCCCGGCTCTGTTCCAAGATCCGGCTGCATGCCGCAGGCCAGCTTCCGGCAGAATATCACGAGCTTCTGGGCCAAGGTTTCGATGGCCGCACGGTCCGTTACATGGAGGTCTCTTATGACGATTTGCGCGCCCAGGTTCTCGCGGGCAAGACCGATGAGGAAACCCTGGACTGGTGCTACGCAAACGGACGCGCCCTCAATGACGAGCAGGTGCTCATTTTCAACAGCTTCATGAGCAAGCGCGGCTGGCACGATGATGAAACCGACGAGTTCATCCCCGAGATGATCCGCCAATACGGCTTCCCCGATGACGGTCGCATCATCACCGATTTCGACCTCATCGAAATGGACGAAGGCCGCTGGACGTCGGATCAATGGCGTGCGGCATGGAAGTAGGGCTGGGGTGGGTGTCGGTTACCAGAATTAGTTATGAACGAGAACGAACCGGAGAAACCCAAGAGGAGATGGGGATGGCTGCAATGGAGTGTGGTGCTTGTCGTCCTCGGTTTGCTGGCCTGCTTCGTCATTTCTGTTGGATGCAACCTCTGGGTGAAGCGTGATCAGATGAGGGCTGCTAACAGTCCACGGGACATTCTGGGGTTGTTGCTGACTTACGCGAGCGAGTACAACGGCTATTTCCCCGATCATGGAAAAGATCTGGCAAAATTCACTTCCAATGAAGCCTTCCGGAGTTTCTTCAAAGAAGGCTTGCTTGGATCCACTGCCGCCGACGAGACTGAGTTCGTCTCCAGCGAAATGATCTTTGGCTGCCCAGAATCCCGCTTTAATCCAGATCAGCAGATTGGCATGCCACCTGATTATGCAGAGGCACTGACTCCTGGCGAAAACCATTGGATGATGATCGCTGGTTTAAACAATCTGAGTCCCGCCCATTATCCACTGGTCATGGAAAACTCTATTGAAGCCTCCTGGCCTCCACATTGGTTGCCTTCGTCGTCCAAGCTATCCTGGCTGGTCTCCATAATCCGGGGCATCCTGCCACCTCGCGGACGCAGTTGGCAAGGCGATACCATCATCATCGGCTTTTGCGATGCATCTGTTCGGACTGTGATACTGGAACGAAAAAACAATCAGCTTCATCTGCCCGCCACCATCCTCAAACCTGAAGGCAAGGAGCCGCTGCCAACGTTGAAAATTCTCGACGTCGAGGTGCCTGAAATACGACAATAGTTCTTGTCTCGCTCGGATGATTTCGAGCATGATTAAGCATGAGCGAGAATGAACCGGAGAAGCCCAAGGGGGGATGGGGTTGCCTGCAATGGAGTGTGGTGCTGGTGGTCCTTGCTCTTATCGCCTCTAACTTTGTTCCGACCTATGGCCTCACCACGGTCAAGGCTTTGCAAATGAAAGGCAGCAGCAATGCCCGCCAGATCATTGGACTCTTGCTGTTTTACGCCAGCGAGCATGAGGGGCATTATCCTGACTTCGGGAAGGATCCCTCCAAAATGACTTCCAACGTGGCTTTTCGTGATTTGATCCGGGCAGTGGTGGTAGATGAATTTACCCTCGACGAAACCATTTTCAGTTGTCCTCGTTCAGCATTCATCGCTGACAAAAAGTTGGGGGAAGCTCCAGACTTTAAGCAGGCGCTCACGCCAGGCGAAAACCATTGGATGATGATGGCGGGCTCGGACAACACCTCTGCCAGCAACTCTCTTTTGGTCATGGAGAATGCATTTGAAGCGATCTGGCCGCCCAAGTGGTTGCCCTATACAGAAACGCCAAGTTCTTCCAAATCATGGTTTTCGGACCGCAGATTGCCACCACCTTGGGAACGGGGGCGCAGTTGGCCAGGCAACACCATTATACTTGGTCGCAATGATGCCTCGGTTGAGGTTGTTAAGCTTGAGGAGAAGAACGGTCTGCTGCATTTGCCTAGCTATCTCAGATTCAAGGATGATCCGACTTCAGTGATTAAAATTCTCGACATTGAGGTCGAAAACCCCGGCACATCCTCGGCACCATGAAGATTAAACGTCTTTTGACTACGGTCATCATTTTTGGGTTCCTTGGCTACTACATCAAAGCCAACTTGGATGGGCTATATTTGGGGTACGGTAATACGGCTCTGGAGCCAGCGATCGTGAAATACATGAAGAAGCATGAAGGCCGCTGGCCCTCTTCCTGGGACGATCTTCAGCCCTATTATAAGGACCTTCTGCTGCCCGTTCATACCACTCGATTCATCCGGAAATACTATTCCATCGCCTGGAATGTGAACCCCTACGAGATCTATGAGAAGAACAAAGAACCGTCCGCCGACGGAGCAATCTTCAATTATAAAGATGATCTATGCACAGTCGTTTACCGCCATTCGAGGGAAGGGCCAGGAGATGACAAACGCCGCTGGATTTTGACGCCTCGCATCCATCAGTTCATTCATGATCGGGCAAAGCAAACTCCGGCACCTCGCTGAGCATCCCTTGCTCATCCCGCTCCCTGAACCGTGACAAAACGACTTTTCGGAGGCGGGCGAGGCCTTTCTGATTCACGATGCGGGATGACTCCTGCCGAATCCTTTCTCGACTGCTCTGCGGCCTTGCTTGACCGCGTCCGTGCCCAGCTTCCTGCGATCCAGCAGACGGCGGACCTGTTTGCCCAGACAATCCTGGCCGGGCAGATGGTGCATGTCTTCGGCTCGGGCCACAGCCGCATTTTGGTGGAGGAAATGTGGCCGCGTTATGGCTCCTTTCCGGGCTTCAATCCCATTGTCGAGCTCAGCCTCACCTTCCACAATCTGGTCGTCGGGGCCAATGGCCAGCGACAGGCGATGTTTCTGGAGAACGTCTCCGGCCTGGCCAGTCGCATCCTGCGCAACTTTGATCTGAAGGCAGGCGATAGCGCGCTCGTCGTTTCCTCCAGCGGTTGCAATGTGGTGCCTGTGGAGATGGCGGAGGAGTTTCAGCGACGCGGGGTCAAGGTGGTGGCGCTCATTTCCAAAGACCACGCCGAGGCCAGCACCAGCCGCCACCCGGCAGGCAAAAAGCTGCAAGACTTTGCCGACATCATTTTGGATACGGGGGCACCGATTGGCGATGCCATGGTGAAGATCGAAGGCCTGGAAACACCCGTCGCTCCCGGCAGTACGATTGGCGGCTGTCTCATCGTCAATGCCGTAAAGGCGGAGATCGCACAGCGCCTCACCCAGGCTGGCCAACCACCGAAGGTGCTGACGGCCGGGGTGCTGGTCGGAGCCCAGAAAGCCACAGAAATTTTCGAGGCGGCTTATGACGAGCATGCGCGCCGCATTGCCCCCTACTATCAAGGTCTCGGGGCCTGAGCCTTGATGGGTCGGGTGAAGAAGATGGCGAGGATGCCGGACATGGCCAGGAAGGCGGCCACGCCATTCATGGCCAGTTGATGACCTGCATTTTCCAGCGCCCATTGAACCAGCCCTTTCGGCAGCAGGAAGTTAGGCGTCGGCGTCTTCAGCCAGTCAATCAGCTTGGGTCCGACAAAGCCCGCCAGATTGCCGATGGAGTTGATGCCCGCGATGCCCACCGCAGCGGCTGTGCCGGAGAGCATGGCCGTGGGCAGGGTCCAGAAACACGAGATGCTGCTCATCACCCCCGTGAGGGCCACGGCCATCATCGCCAGTACCAGCGGGGCAGGCAGGCCGGGAAGACCGCTGAGGGAAAAGGCGATGGCAGCAACCGTGGAGGACAGGCCGATGTGCCAGCGGCGCTCGCCCGTGCGGTCGCTGTGACGCCCCACCAACACCATGCCGATTGCGGCACAGCCCCAGGGGATCATGGAATACAGCCCCACCTTAAATTCATCCTGAGTCAGCGTGTCCTTGATGATCTGTGGCAGCCAAAAGGAGGTACCATAAAGGCCGACAATGGCCCCAAAATAGATGCCGCAGCAGATCCAGATCTTGGATGATTTGAAAGCACCCAGCAGTCCTTGGATGCCGTGGCCCTCGGCGGCCTTGGCTTTCTCATCAGCAGCCAGGTTGCTTTCAAGAAGATCCCTTTCCTGAGGTGTCAGCCACTTGGCCTTGGCAGGTCGATCTGAAAGAAGGAACGGTACTGCGATGCCCAGCAGTACGGTGGGGATGGCCTCCAGGATGAAAAGCCATTTCCAGGCAGGCAGGCCGTGCCAGCCATCGGTGATCTTCAGCAGCCAGCCGGAAAGGGGACTGCCGATCACCCCGGAGACAGCGATGGCCGTCATGAACAGCGCCACCATGTGCGCCTGACGGCGACGCGGGTACCAGTAGGTGAGGTAAAGAATGATGCCAGGAAAGAACCCGGCCTCCGCCACGCCTAACAAAAAGCGCAGTGCATAAAACGAAGTCTCGCTGTAACTGAAAGCCATCGCCCCGGAGACAAAACCCCAGCCGATCATGATGCGCGCGATCCAGATGCGTGCGCCCACGCGATGCAGGATGACATTTCCCGGCACCTCAAAGAAAAAGTACCCCAGGAAGAAGATGCCCGCGCCCGTGGCAAAAACAGCGTCTGTGAACCACGCCTCTGTCTTCATGGAGAGCTTGGCAAAGCCCACGTTCACTCGGTCAATGTAGGCCAGGATGTAACAGCTGAAGAGCAGGGGAATCAGCCTCCAGGTCACCTTGCGATAGACGGCGGCTTCCTGCGGGCTGGGAGATTCGGGAATCATGGAGTGGCTGTTGATACTCTGGTCAAAGCGTCCGCTGGAATCTTTTTCCTTCACCCGTTCCCAGAAAAAACAGGCAGTTCGTTCTGGTCAGGCAGGAGCAGGTTGGGCAAAAAGAGGCAGCGTCAGGTCAAGCATTGGCATCCCTTTGGGCTTTGCCTGGTGGGCTGGATGTGATTAATGGCAGCCTTCTCAACCCCATGAACACCTCCCAACCGCTGGATTCCGGTACCTCTTCCGTTTCGCGCACCGCCTGGCTGATCGTGGGTCTGCTCTTTCCCGTCGCCCTGCTGAACTACCTGGACCGCCAGATGATCGCCTCGATGAAGGTCTCGGTGATGGGCGATCTTAAAGACATTGGCAGTGAGGAAAACTGGGGCCACATGCTGGCTTCCTTTAAATGGGTCTATGCCATTTTCAGCCCCATCGGTGGATACATCGCGGATCGTTTCAGCCGCAAGTACACCATCTGCGGCAGCCTCTTTGTCTGGTCTCTCATCACTTACCTAACCGGACATGTAAACAGCTTTGACGATCTGTATTGGGCCCGCACGGCTATGGGCATCAGCGAGGCCTTTTATATCCCAGCGGCCCTCGCCCTCATCGCTGATTTCCATACCGGTCCCACTCGCTCGCGCGCCGTAGGGGTTCACCAGATGGGCATCTACTGCGGGGTCATGGTGGGTGGTTTTGCGGGGTATGCCGCCGATTGGCCGGACTTCGGCTGGCGCGGGGCTTTCGATATCACGGGGCTGGTGGGCATCCTGTATGCCATCCCTCTTTTGTTCTTGCTGAAGGATGCGCCGCGCTCGGCTGCGGAACTCGCCAACCCGGTAGCAAAACCCTCCGTGGGCACCGCCATCACGGAGCTGTTTACCAATCCCTCCTTCCTCCTCCTCGTGCTTTATTTCACCCTGCCCGCTTTAGCCGCTTGGGTGGTGCGGGACTGGATGCCAGCGATTCTGCAAAAGGAATTCAACATCAGCCAGGGCAAGGCTGGCGTCTCTGCCGCCCTCTATTGGCAGGGGGCCGCGCTTGTCTCCGCCATCTTCGGCGGCTGGCTGGCGGATCGCTGGATGCGCAAGACTCCGCGTGGCCGCATCTATGTCAGTGCCATTGGCATGCTCTGCATCATTCCCGCCCTCTTTGGCGTGGGCAATGCCCCGGCTCTCGGTTCCTTCACCCTGGCAGTCGCGGCCCTCATCCTCTTCGGCGTCGGCTGGGGCTTCTTTGATTGCAACAACATGCCCATCCTTTCCCAGGTGGCCCGGCCAGAACTCCGCGCGACGGGCTATGGCATCATGAACTTTGTCAGCATGATGTGCGGCGGTGTGGCTGACTGGGGCTTTGGTTTCATGAGGGACAAAGGCGTCGCCCTCAATGTCATCTTTGGGGTCTTCGCGGCCGTCTGCGTGGTGTCGGCCTTCCTTGTCCTGCTCATCCGCCCTCGCGAGCACGGCGGTGCGCGCTTGTGATTCTTAATGCCCGCCCTTCAGCAGCAAAAAGCCGACGATGACCAAAATGGGCAGCAACACCGGGATGGAGAACTGCCACATGTAGCGCAAGAAATCCGGCGTGTGCACCTTGGCCTTGTCCGCGATGGCCTTGACCATGAAATTCGGCCCGTTGCCGATGTAGCTTCCCGCGCCAAAGAACACCGCCCCCATGGAGATCGCCATCAGCAGGTGAGGGTGAGATCCGGCAAAGGCCAGCACGTCTGCGGGGGAGTCCACCGAAAGCCCCTCTGCGCCCATGGCTGCGGCGAGAAAGCTGAGGTAAGTCGGTGCATTGTCCAGGAAGGCGGACAGTGCGCCCGTGGCAAAGTAGTAGCCAATGGGCGTGGTGATCTTCACCGCCTCCCCGCTTTGCAGGATCTGCAAAGCCGGAATCATCGTCAGGAAGATGCCCACGAAAAGGTAACCCACGTCCTTCACCGGGCCGAAATTGAAATCATTGGCCTCATGCAGCTCGGGTTTGGTGGCAAAATAGGAGGCGACGGCTGCGGCGATCATCACCATGGCAGGTACACTGAGCACCCCGCCAATGACGGTTTCTTGCAGGCTCTTCGGCAAGAAGACGGCCCCCAGCACCACGCCCAGAAACACCAGGTTCAGCAGACCACGGATGTGAAAATGCTCCTCGCCCGTTTCCTTGTCGCGCACTTCTTTGGGGGCCCGACGGAAGTTCAGCGTATCCACCGCAAAGAAGACCGCCAGCAGCATCGCCACGGCCAGTCCCCAGCCGCTCCAGCAATGCTCCAGCACCCAGCCGAACGGCACCCCACGCAAGAAACCCAGGAACAGCGGTGGATCGCCAATCGGTGTCAGGCAGCCGCCGACATTGCTGACCACAAAGATGAAAAACACCACGTGAAAACCCGTGATGCGGTACTTGTTCATTTTGATCCAGGGGCGGATCATCAGCATGGAGGCGCCCGTGGTGCCGATGAAATTCGCCAGCACGGCACCGATCGCCAAAAACACCGTGTTGCGGAAGGGGGTGGCCTCGCCTTTCACCCGGATATTGATGCCGCCGGAGATCACAAACAGCGATCCCACCAGCGCCATGAAGCTGACATACTCATTCGCCGCATGCTGTAGCGGATGCCAGTCATGCTGCACCGCCACGTAATAAAGGGCCGTCACTAGCCCCAGGCCCACCGCTACCTTGGGGTAATGGTGCTCCCAAAAATGACCTGCAAACAGTGGCATCAGTGCAATGCAAAGCAGCAGCAGGGCAAAGGGAGCCACCGTCCAATACGGGGGCAGGGAAGCAGTATGAGCAGCGGCAGCGAGTAAGAAAGTCACGACGGGATATGCACAACAGCCCCCCTGCTTGGCAAGTGATGAATGCCTCCTGCACCATGCCTATTCTTGAGTGTGACTATTTGGGGCCATTCCCCCAACCGCCGTGATTTCCGCCAGAACCTTTGCTCGCCATCCGTGAATCAAACGTGGACAAACCGCCCATCGGATGCCCCAATAGCACCCGCATGAACGCCTCCGCCAGCGCCGTCCCCTTGGTCGCCACCGATGTCCACCGCACCTACACCCTGGGCGGTCATCAGCTCCCCGTACTGCAAGGAGTGAATCTGGAAGTCGCTGCGGGTGAAAAGGTCTTTCTTTGCGGCCAGTCGGGTGCTGGGAAGACCACGCTGCTTTATGTGCTGGGCGGCTTGGAAAAGCCCACCTTGGGAGATGTCCGCGTCCATGGCCAGTCGCTCTACCATGGTGCTGCCAAGGCCCGTGCCAAGATGCGCAACCAGACCATGGGCTTCGTCTTTCAGCACTACTTCCTGCTGCCAGAACTCACCGCGTTGGAGAACGTCCTGCTCCCCTCCATGATCGGTGGCAAGCGGGCCGAAGCCCGCGCCCGGGAACTGCTGGACCGCGTCGGCCTCACGCCCCGCATTGACCACCTGCCCACCGAACTTTCCGGGGGCGAGCAGCAGCGTGTGGCCATTGCCCGTGCTCTGATCAACGACCCCGGCATTCTTTACGCCGATGAACCCACGGGCAACCTGGATGCCAGCACGGGCACAGGCGTCATGGACATGCTGATCAGTGTGGTCAATGAATCCCAAAAGACCCTCGTCGTGGTGACCCACGATCAGCAGATGGCCAAACGTGGCGATCGCCGTCTCATCCTCAAACAAGGCATCCTTGAAGAAGGCTGATCAGCCCCCGTTTTCCTGACCCATGCCCAAACCGCGCCGCAAATCCCGAGGCAAGTCCCGGTCTTTCCTCCGCCCTTTTCTGAAGCTGGTCCTGGGACTGGTGCTTTTGGCCGCACTGCTGGGCGGGGCCGCCTGGTGGTACTTTCATCCTCCCGTCACCGCCACTCGCGGCGTCCTTTACACCACACGGAATGGCCATGATCTGACGCTGGATATCTTCCGCCCCGCTGAACCCAGTGGAGCGGGCATTCTCATGATGGTCAGCGGCGGCTGGCAGTCAACGCCAGAGAAATTTCAGCCCTGGATGGCGGCCTCCTTTCTCCGCCGAGGCCATACCGTCATCGCAGTATCGCATCTCTCCCAGCCCGAGGCCAGCATTATGGAGATCGTCGAGGATGTGCACCGGGCAGTCCGTTTTGTTCGCCACCATGCCAAGGAGTACGGAGTGGACCCCCTGCGCCTCGGCGTTATTGGCGGCAGCTCAGGTGGCCACCTCGGCCTCATGCTCGCCACCCGGGG
It encodes the following:
- a CDS encoding DUF429 domain-containing protein; translated protein: MPASQAKTHTLHSPRTAGVDVGGVKKGFHAVLLEGLEIVATLQSTNAEEVAAWCREQGAMAVGVDAPCCWRAPGGSARAAERQLMREGIYCFSTPTEEDARNHPRGYYEWMLQGMALHHALRQDFAILSDEKPLKNPVCFETFPQAVACVLAGRVVKAGDKRTVRRALLEEVGIQTSSLRSMDLLDAALCAFTARQVIKGRFRIVGDSLSGCMILPVNPDFTQRQANPEMSLAQK
- a CDS encoding DUF5069 domain-containing protein, encoding MKIEGIKSCYDKTRGLFYFARLCSKIRLHAAGQLPAEYHELLGQGFDGRTVRYMEVSYDDLRAQVLAGKTDEETLDWCYANGRALNDEQVLIFNSFMSKRGWHDDETDEFIPEMIRQYGFPDDGRIITDFDLIEMDEGRWTSDQWRAAWK
- a CDS encoding SIS domain-containing protein codes for the protein MTPAESFLDCSAALLDRVRAQLPAIQQTADLFAQTILAGQMVHVFGSGHSRILVEEMWPRYGSFPGFNPIVELSLTFHNLVVGANGQRQAMFLENVSGLASRILRNFDLKAGDSALVVSSSGCNVVPVEMAEEFQRRGVKVVALISKDHAEASTSRHPAGKKLQDFADIILDTGAPIGDAMVKIEGLETPVAPGSTIGGCLIVNAVKAEIAQRLTQAGQPPKVLTAGVLVGAQKATEIFEAAYDEHARRIAPYYQGLGA
- a CDS encoding M16 family metallopeptidase, which codes for MILRLTCALFLLCFSATAQWPQDTSDLKADPKATFGSLKNGLRYVILPNVEPPGRASIRIYMDVGSLMEEDDQQGMAHYLEHMAFNGSRHFPGGEMVEYFQRLGMGFGADTNAHTSFKETVYMLELPKVETKMLGEGMQLFRDYLDGMSLGEKEIDKERGIILSEKLSRDSIDYRTMLEGYKFALPDSLLPNRLPIGTEETIKTMQKARFVEFYNKWYTPERAVIVAVGDFKDVEAVKAEIEKNFADAKAKSPNPADPSLGKISTGRGLIAKLHTEMEAKAVDISVEMLRPAKNKPDTAASRREKMVRDLADEMINQRLSKLAKAEGAPFLSGESYSYEYLEFVEVIGIMGQCAPDQWKAALTLLETEIRRAVQHGFTEAEFEEAKASLLKTVELRAAQADSRKSRDLASGVVSILASKKVFTHPSDDLARVKEALASLKKEECHTALAETWKGDDVQIFVGGNLKLEGDSAEQIKTVYRDSQSKPVEAPKQEETAAFAYTSFGTPGKVVQESIVKELELTQATFENNVRVNIKPTPFEKGTVRVTINFGGGKLSTPADQQGIIPFAQSTFIMGGLKEHSVDDIRRIFASKSVGTDFAVGDEAFMLSGRTTPGDLDAQLQLLTAYMTAPGYREEAARQFQKNLEPMYVQLQHTAEGIMADKVVAYIHSDDPRFGFPPITTMQKRNLAELEAWLKKPLTEDYVEVSIVGDVEPKAVLESLAKTLGALPKRADKPKYEKERVVPFPQGPVTKDIAFDTEIPKAIAALYWPTSDMLDIQRTRRLTLLGSVLDDRLRIKVREELGETYSPACYHVASDTFTGYGYMTAMIECKPEQAAPITELVVKIAAEVAAGPISDDEFERAQKPLMTQLEQMRRDNRYWSQNVVRNCQEHPERIEWAKNLLSDFEGIKKEEIQALAKEFLQANRAVAVKVLPKEKK
- a CDS encoding MFS transporter, with product MNTSQPLDSGTSSVSRTAWLIVGLLFPVALLNYLDRQMIASMKVSVMGDLKDIGSEENWGHMLASFKWVYAIFSPIGGYIADRFSRKYTICGSLFVWSLITYLTGHVNSFDDLYWARTAMGISEAFYIPAALALIADFHTGPTRSRAVGVHQMGIYCGVMVGGFAGYAADWPDFGWRGAFDITGLVGILYAIPLLFLLKDAPRSAAELANPVAKPSVGTAITELFTNPSFLLLVLYFTLPALAAWVVRDWMPAILQKEFNISQGKAGVSAALYWQGAALVSAIFGGWLADRWMRKTPRGRIYVSAIGMLCIIPALFGVGNAPALGSFTLAVAALILFGVGWGFFDCNNMPILSQVARPELRATGYGIMNFVSMMCGGVADWGFGFMRDKGVALNVIFGVFAAVCVVSAFLVLLIRPREHGGARL
- a CDS encoding sodium:proton antiporter, which encodes MTFLLAAAAHTASLPPYWTVAPFALLLLCIALMPLFAGHFWEHHYPKVAVGLGLVTALYYVAVQHDWHPLQHAANEYVSFMALVGSLFVISGGINIRVKGEATPFRNTVFLAIGAVLANFIGTTGASMLMIRPWIKMNKYRITGFHVVFFIFVVSNVGGCLTPIGDPPLFLGFLRGVPFGWVLEHCWSGWGLAVAMLLAVFFAVDTLNFRRAPKEVRDKETGEEHFHIRGLLNLVFLGVVLGAVFLPKSLQETVIGGVLSVPAMVMIAAAVASYFATKPELHEANDFNFGPVKDVGYLFVGIFLTMIPALQILQSGEAVKITTPIGYYFATGALSAFLDNAPTYLSFLAAAMGAEGLSVDSPADVLAFAGSHPHLLMAISMGAVFFGAGSYIGNGPNFMVKAIADKAKVHTPDFLRYMWQFSIPVLLPILVIVGFLLLKGGH
- a CDS encoding MFS transporter, with product MIPESPSPQEAAVYRKVTWRLIPLLFSCYILAYIDRVNVGFAKLSMKTEAWFTDAVFATGAGIFFLGYFFFEVPGNVILHRVGARIWIARIMIGWGFVSGAMAFSYSETSFYALRFLLGVAEAGFFPGIILYLTYWYPRRRQAHMVALFMTAIAVSGVIGSPLSGWLLKITDGWHGLPAWKWLFILEAIPTVLLGIAVPFLLSDRPAKAKWLTPQERDLLESNLAADEKAKAAEGHGIQGLLGAFKSSKIWICCGIYFGAIVGLYGTSFWLPQIIKDTLTQDEFKVGLYSMIPWGCAAIGMVLVGRHSDRTGERRWHIGLSSTVAAIAFSLSGLPGLPAPLVLAMMAVALTGVMSSISCFWTLPTAMLSGTAAAVGIAGINSIGNLAGFVGPKLIDWLKTPTPNFLLPKGLVQWALENAGHQLAMNGVAAFLAMSGILAIFFTRPIKAQAPRP